The Thalassotalea piscium sequence CTTTTATCCCTGATGATTCGTCAGCAACATAGTCAGCTAAACAACGGTTGTATTGACCTGTTGGTTTCTTACTTTGTTGTCTTAATTGATGCAAACGCATACGTTCATTTGAGCGCGTTTCATCATCGAAAATGATTAAATCATCTTCTACTCTTTGCGCTGGAAATAAACCAAATACGGCTTTTGCCTGTATTTTATTTCCCGAAATTATGTCGTCAATCATCGTATTGGCATCGTTAAACAACTTAGTCGCTTCTACTCCGATCACTTCATGTTTTAATATTAATGGGTACTTGCCCATTAATTGCCAAGTCATAAAAAATGGCGTCCAATCAATATAGTTTCTTATGATATTAAAATCTAATGACTCTAATACGGTTACGCCTAATTTGTTTGGCACTTTAGGCGTGTAGTTGTCGAAGTTAATTGGCACACTATTCGCTCTAGCTTCTTCAAGTGTAATTAAGCTTGAGCGTGGCCCTTTTTTATAATGTCTTTCTCTCACCCGCTTATATTCGTCAGCTTGTCGCTCCATAAATGCAGGACGAAATTCATTTGACAATAAATTGCTAACAACCGATACCGATCGCGAAGCATTGGGCACATAGACAACGGGATGATCATATTGCGGATCAACTTTTACCGCGGTATGCGCTTTAGAAGTAGTTGCACCACCAATAAGTAACGGTAATTCAAAGTTTTGACGCTTCATTTCTTTGGCTACGTGCACCATTTCATCTAACGAGGGGGTTATAAGCCCCGACAAGCCAATAATATCAACATTCTCTTCTTTGGCGACACGTAATATATCTTCACAAGACACCATTACACCTAAGTCAACAATATCGTAATTGTTGCACTGCAACACTACGCCAACAATGTTTTTGCCAATATCATGAACATCACCTTTCACCGTTGCCAGTAAGACCTTGCCGTTAGAAGTAATTTCAGTTTTTTCATCTTCAATAAATGGGTTTAAATAGGCCACTGCTTGCTTCATTACACGCGCAGATTTTACCACTTGCGGTAAAAACATTTCGCCAGCGCCAAATAAGTCGCCTACCACATTCATACCGTCCATTAATGGGCCTTCGATAACATCAAGTGGTTTTGCTGCCTGCAACCGTGCATCTTCTGTATCTTCGATAATAAATTCATTAATGCCTTTGACTAATGAGTACTCTAAACGTTTAATAACAGGTAACTCTCGCCAGGTTAAATCGGCTTTATTATCTACGGCACCGGCTTGGCCACGGTATTTTTCTGCAAGCTCCAATAAACGTTCAGTTGCACCATCGTCATTGTTTTGAATAACATCTTCTACGGCAGTACGTAAATCGTCTGGAATATCTGAATAAATAGCAAGTTGCCCTGCATTAACGATCCCCATATCCATACCGCTTTTTATCGCGTGATATAGAAAAACAGCATGAATAGCTTCACGAACCGCATTATTCCCTCGAAATGAAAATGAAACGTTAGACACGCCACCAGAGATCATTGCATGGGGTAAGTTTTGCTTAATATCTGCAACGGCTTCGATAAAATCTACCGCATAATTATTATGCTCCTCAATACCGGTTGCAACAGCAAAAATATTAGGATCGAAGATAATATCTTCAGCAGGAAAATTAATTTCCTCAACTAAAATTTTATAAGCACGTTGGCAAATTTCAAATTTACGTACCCTTGTATCTGCTTGACCCTTTTCATCAAAAGCCATAATAATTACTGCGGCGCCATATCGGCGCAGCAATTCAGCTTGCTGGCGAAAATTCTCTTCCCCTTCTTTTAAACTGATAGAATTAACTACACCTTTACCCTGAATGCATTTAAGCCCTGCTTCTAAAATTTCCCACTTAGAGGAATCAAGCATAATTGGCACTTTAGCTATATCAGGCTCACCAGCAATTAAGTTAAGGTATCGGACCATAGCGGCTTGAGAATCAAGCATGCCTTCATCCATATTTATATCAATTATTTGCGCACCATTTTCTACTTGCTGTAAGGCTACCGAAATTGCTTGTTCATAGTTTTCTTCAATAATTAAACGCTTAAATGCTGCCGAGCCCGTGATATTTGTTCGCTCACCTACGTTTACAAAGAGGCTATTTTCATCAATTGTCAGTGCTTCTAAACCAGAAAGCCGACACGCAATTGGACGAGGTAAAATGGCACGCGGCTTAACATCTTTAACCGCTTCATACATCTGTTTAATGTGTTCAGGTGTAGTGCCACAACATCCGCCAATAATATTTAAAAAACCCGATTCTGCCCACTCTTTAACGTGAGACTTCATCTCGTCTGAACCTAGATCATATCCACCAAATGCGTTAGGTAAACCAGCATTAGGATGTGCAGAAACTGCAAAGTCTGAGATTCGGCTTAACTCTTCAACATACTGTCTTAGCTCAACGGGTCCAAGCGCACAGTTAAGTCCAAATGAAATAGGTTGTGCGTGGCGTAAAGAATTATAAAAAGCTTCGGTAGTTTGTCCTGTTAGTGTTCTTCCTGAAGCATCAGTAATTGTGCCTGAGATCATTACCGGCAAACGATAGCCTAACTGCTCAAAAACCACCTCAACAGCGAAAATAGCTGCTTTTGCATTTAAGGTATCAAAAATAGTTTCAAGTAATATGATGTCTGAACCGCCCTCAATTAATGCAAGGGTTGATTCGATATAGGCATCTTTCAACTGATCAAAGGTAATATTGCGAAATGCTGGATCGTTAACATCTGGTGAAATAGAACATGTTCTATTCGTTGGGCCCAACACACCTGCAACAAAACGAGGTTTTTCGGGTGTTTTTGCCGTATATTCATCAGCCGCAGCTTTAGCTATTTTAGCCGCTTCTCTGTTTATTTCAGCACTTAACGACTCCATGTCGTAATCTGCCATAGCAATAGTGGTCGCATTAAACGTATTGGTTTCAATAATATCTGCACCAGCTGCCAAGTATTCACAATGTATATCTCTAATTACCTGTGGCTGAGTTAAGACAAGTAAATCATTATTACCTTTTACGTCGCTATGCCAATCAGCAAAACGTTCACCTCTGTAATCTTGCTCTTCAAATTTATACGCTTGGATCATAGTGCCCATAGCACCATCAAGTATTACTATCTTTTTAGCAAGCTGCTGCTCTAATAAGGAATATGATGTAGATTTTTTCATGTTACTGCTCTTTTGATAGTTTTTTACTTGAAGGATGAATCGCTTGAATATTATTGGCATCCAATTGATAAGGTGTTATTTGATAAACGTAGTAGTTGAGCCAATTGGTAAACAATAAACTGCCATGACTTCGCCATGAGCTTTTAGGATTATTAGAAGGGTCGTTATTAGCGAAATAATTTTCTGGCAATGTGGGTGATAAACTTGAATTTACATCACGCTCATACTCTTCTTTCAGTGTACTTGCGTCATATTCAGGATGCCCAGTTAAATACACTTGCTGCTTATTTTTACTTACCGTTAAGTAAACCCCTGCTTGCGGTGACTCTGCTAATACAGTTAACTCTTCAACCGACTGGTAATCTTCTTTAGTGATATAGCCATAACGAGAATGAGGAACAATAAAGTGCTCATCAAACCCTCGCGTTAGTTCTTCTTTTGGATCGAGTGCTTGGTGTTCATATATACCTGACAATTTTTGCTTTCGAAGGTGTCGATTTAAACCATAATGATGATATAACGCAGCATGTGCAGCCCAACATGAAAACATAGTTGAGGTAACATTACTTTCTGCCCAATCGAATACCTCACAAATTTTATCCCAAAAGGTAACGTCTTGATAATCCAATAAGGCTAAAGGAGCCCCTGTAATGATTAAGCCGTCGTATTGCTTTGTTTTAATATCATCAAATAGGCGATAAAAGTTATCTAAGTGTTCTTGTGGTGTATGTTTTGACTCGTTAGCATGAATACGCACAAACTCAACATTAATTTGTAATGGCGTGTTAGCAAGCATTCGTAATATTTGTACTTCCGTTTCAATTTTATTCGGCATTAAGTTTAGAATTGCAACTTCCATCGGACGAATCTCTTGGCTTGCAGCTCTATGCTCAGACATAACAAAAATATTTTCATTATCAAGCACTTGTAATGCGGGTAATTGATCTGGAATTTTTATAGGCATGTAAGCTCACCTTACTTAATTTATTACGATATGCATGCTGTAAATCGTACAACATTAATTATGAATATAATGTGCCTTGGATTGCTAGATATGTCAACATCTAAACGTATAGACGTCTAAATGAATTTGTTATATCACTATATATTCTGAACTTATGCAAAAGATTACTGAAGAAGAGAATTCCGTAGAAGTGTAGTTTTTAGTGAGTGAAGCCAAAGCTAGTGTGTAAGTACTTTATATTTGACTTGCTCTATATACCGTTTTACGTAGTTTTAACAAGATGTAGGCTCAATAAATTTGCCCTGTTATCGTTTGAGTGATGGCTCTGCTACCGTTTCTGATGAAAGTAACCGCGCTTTACTTTTAGCTCTTTTTTTTCTTTGTTCTTTTTTGCTCGCTAACACTACTGTATTGATAAACTCAGCCGATTTTTTGCTGGGATCATAAGCAACCTCAATGGTTTTACCGTTACATGTAATAGAATCGCCGTTTCGAATCTTTTTACGCTTTTGAACTACAACTTCATTATTTACTAATACATTACCTTCACTGATCATGCTTTTAGCTTCGCCGCCACCGCCAACCATATTGGCTATTTTAAGTAATTTACAAAGTTCTATAGGTTCAACACAAATGTCGAAAATTGAGTGTTCAGACATGAAATACGCCTAATATGTTTAAATAATAATAGTGTTATATTCTAACATATATATGAATATTTTATAATGCAGCTCTTACAGAAGAAGCCTAATAATTCTGATTGCTACTTAACATAATATCACTTCGTATAAGAAAGTGATCTCTTAGCCAAAATTAAAGGTTTAGATGTAAGGCATTGACTGTAGCGAGGGGGTAATTGGTGTAACGGTTCTTGCTGCAGTAATTTATTATTTTAACCCGTAGAAATGCTCACATAGCTAGTGATATTAATGGTATAAATATTAAAATAAAAAAAGCCACCGATAACATCAGTGGCTTTATACATAGTTTAAATTACTGCACAGCGATAACCAGTATTATGACTCAGTGATAACTTCTTCTGCGACAGCTTCAGTCTTTTTAGATAAAAATAATTCTCTTAAACGTGTGTCTAGCTCTTTTGCAATAGCTGGATTTTCTTTAAGGTAGTTAGTTGAATTTGCTTTACCTTGGCCAATTTTGTCGCCTTTGTAGCTATACCAAGCACCGGCTTTTTCAACCATTTTATTCTGTACACCAAGGTCAATTAACTCACCTAAACTGTTAATTCCCTCACCGTAAAGTATTTGAAACTCAACTTGTTTAAAAGGAGGTGCAATTTTATTTTTAACTACTTTTACACGCGTCTCATTACCAATAATTTCATCACCCTGCTTTACAGCACCAATACGACGAATATCTAATCGAACTGAGGCGTAAAACTTAAGTGCGTTACCGCCTGTTGTAGTTTCTGGATTACCAAACATAACACCAATTTTCATACGAATTTGGTTAATGAAAATCATCATAGTGTTCGATTGCTTTAAATTACCGGTAAGCTTACGCATTGCTTGAGACAACATACGCGCTTGAAGCCCCATGTGCGAGTCGCCCATATCACCTTCAATTTCAGCTTTTGGTGTTAGAGCAGCGACAGAGTCGACAACAATTACATCAACAGCACCTGAGCGAGTTAACATGTCACAAATTTCTAATGCTTGTTCACCTGTATCGGGTTGTGAAACAAGTAACTCATTAATATTTACACCAAGTTTTTCAGCATAAATAGGGTCTAACGCATGCTCAGCGTCAACAAAGGCACATACTTTACCGTTGCGTTGTGCTTCTGCGATTACCTCTAATGTTAAGGTGGTTTTACCACTTGATTCTGGTCCATATATCTCTACAATACGACCCATTGGTAATCCGCCTGCGCCTAGTGCAATATCAAGTCCTAGTGAGCCTGTAGAAATGGTCTCGATATCCATGCTACGGTTTTCACCTAGCTTCATAATTGAACCTTTACCAAATTGGCGTTCAATTTGGCTTAACGCAGCAGAGAGTGCCTTTTCTTTATTCTCGTCCATTTCTTGCTCCACATGTAAATACATAAATAAGTCTGATGCAGCAAAGTATACTGTATAGTCGTACAGTATCAAGTTTTTTTATAATTATTTTTCAAACTCTATAACTTTTAATTTTTTTGTAATTTTAACTATATGTAATTTAAGAATTAATTAACAATTAGTAACTTTTAAATATTTTAAGCTAAAAAGTTACTACTGCCAATTTATCACTGTTTTTTTTAATTATATCAGTTGTATTTACGCTTTAACGAAAACTTGTGGGTCTATTACTTATGCTTATGGCATAATTGAGTAATACACTCTTAAATTATCACAAGACAAAATAAGAATTAATGACTACTGCGACCCCAGACTTATCTTCTCATACCCCTATGATGCGCCAATATTTAACGATTAAGGCCGAATTCCCTAACATTCTTGTTTTTTATCGCATGGGCGATTTTTATGAATTGTTTTTTGATGATGCCAAGAAGGCTTCAGACTTATTGGATATATCGCTCACGGCAAGAGGGAAAACAGGCGGTAATGCCATACCAATGGCAGGTGTGCCCTATCACGCTGTTGAAAACTACTTAGCCCGCCTTATTCAACTTGGTGAGTCTGTTGCAATTTGCGAACAAATTGGTGATCCAGCAACAAGTAAAGGCCCAGTTGAGCGTAAGGTGGTTAGAATATTAACCCCTGGCACAGTAAGTGATGAAGCCTTACTCGCCGACCGACAAGATAATTTAATTGTAGCGATTACCCATACTCAGCAAGGGTTCGGTTTAGCATATTTAGATATGACTAGCGGAAGATTTGTCTTAACAGAGCCTGCAACCAAAGAGCAGCTGCAAGCTGAATTACAACGCCTCTCACCTGCTGAGCTTTTGTATCCAGAAACATTCCAAGACACAGCATTAATTAGCCAACATAAAGGATTAAGACGTCGTTCAGAATGGGAGTTTGATTTAGACACCGCTCATAAATTATTAAATGAACAGTTTGGCACTAAAGAGCTTACAGGCTTCGGTGTTGCAGACCAATCAATTGGTTTAATGGCAGCAGGTTGTTTATTGCAATATGTTAAAGATAGTCAACGCTCAGCTTTACCACATATCCGCTCAATTATTGCAGAAACAGCTGCCAAAGGTGTAATTTTAGATGCGGCGACAAGGCGTAATTTAGAACTTACGCAGAACTTGCAAGGTGGTATAGAAAACACCCTAGCATCAATATTGGATACTTCAGCGACTCCAATGGGCTCTAGGTTACTTAAACGTTGGTTACACTTTCCACTTAGAGATATAGAAACGTTAACAACTAGACAACAGTCTATTTCTGCATTAATTTCAACTGACACATATTCACCGTTACATGATTTGTTGAAGCACATTGGTGATATAGAACGAATAGTGTCACGAGTAGCGCTTCGATCTGCTCGACCGCGTGACTTTGCTCGATTACGTAACGCACTGTTACTTTTACCTGAACTTCAGCAATTGCTCACTACTGAGGGGTTATCCGCGTTAACTAAACTTACCTCAGATACTTCGCCATTAACCGATATAGCGCACTTATTAGAGCGGGCCATTGTTAATAACCCGCCTGTGCTAATACGAGATGGCGGCGTAATTGCACCACACTATCATGAAGAGTTAGATGAACTACGTGATTTAAGTGACGGAGCAACTGAGTTTTTAGCGCAATTGGAAGCTCGTGAGAAAGAAAGAACAGGCATTCAAACGCTTAAAGTTGGCTATAACAAGGTACATGGCTTTTATATTGAGATCAGTCGTAATGCGGCACAAGATGTACCTGATGACTATATCAGACGTCAAACTCTTAAAAACAATGAACGTTTTATCACCAATGAATTAAAGCAACATGAAGAAAAGGTACTCAGTGCACAAAGTAAGTTTTTAGCTTTAGAAAAACGTTTATATGATCAGTTATTTGACTTGATCTTGCCTGAATTAGATAAACTACAAACACTAGCACAAGCAATTGCTGAAATAGACGTATTAACCACTTTTGCAGAAAGAGCCGAAACATTAAATTATGTAAAGCCTAAGTTATCACAAACACCAGGTATTAATATTGAAGCTGGCCGCCATGCGGTAGTTGAACAGATGACCGAAGCCCCATTTATTGCCAACCCTGTAGTACTTACTGAAGCTCGTAAAATGTTAATAATTACGGGCCCCAATATGGGCGGAAAGTCTACTTATATGAGACAAACAGCCTTAATTGTATTACTTGCTCATATTGGTGCTTTTGTGCCAGCAAGCGCAGCAAATATTGGTATGGTTGACCGAATATTCACCCGAATTGGAGCTTCGGACGATCTTGCTAGTGGCCGCTCAACCTTTATGGTTGAGATGACAGAAACAGCGAATATTTTGCATAATGCAACAGCTAAAAGCTTAGTATTGTTAGATGAAATAGGACGAGGTACAAGTACTTTTGATGGTTTATCTTTAGCATGGGCCTGTGCTGAAATGTTGGCGCTTAAAACTAAAGCCTTTACGCTATTTGCCAGCCATTATTTTGAATTAACTTTGCTTGCCGAGCAAATTTCAACGCTAGCAAATGTTCATTTAGACGCTGTTGAGCATGATGAAAAAATAATTTTCATGCATGCTGTACAAGAAGGTGCAGCTAGCAAAAGCTTCGGTTTACAAGTAGCGCAGCTTGCTGGGGTACCTAAAACGGTTATTCAACGAGCAAAACAGCGGTTGAAAGAGTTAGAAAATCAACAAAGCGCCTCAAGCATTAGCCAAGATACTCAACCATTTGAGCAATTGTCTTTAATGGATGATAGTCACCCTGTCATTGACAAGTTAAAATCACTCGATGTAAATGAGCTAAGCCCACGTCAAGCACTTGACTTGCTATTTCAATTAAAACAAGAGTTGTAATACCAGTTTCCTTAATTAAGTGATCTATTTTATACGCAGTGAAAACAATCAAATACAAGGCATTTATTTTCATAACTAGTTGTTCTAATTATAAAATAAATAACGCAGTAGTTGATTGTTTTAACCAGTAGAAATGATCAAATAATTAGTGAGATTGGTATAATACCCCTTTCATTAATTAGGTGATCAACTTTATACGCAGGAATTACAGTCAAATAAAAAGTATTAATTTCAGGCATTAAAAAACCAGCGATATCGCTGGTTTATTCACAAAAATACTATTTAGCTATACTTACGCTTGGAACAATGCCTCGATAGACAAATCTTGTTGACTTAAAATATCACGTAGTCGCTTTAAAGCTTCTACTTGTATTTGTCTTACGCGTTCACGGGTTAAACCAATTTCAACACCAACGTCTTCCAATGTAGCAGCTTCGTAGCCTAATAAGCCAAATCGTCTTGCTAATACTTCACGTTGTTTTGAGTTAAGTTCATTAAGCCAATGTACGATATTATTTTTAATATCAGCGTCTTGGAGGCTTTGCTCAGGGTTACTGCCTTTTTCGTCAGGAATAACATCGAGTAATACCTTGTCAGACTCTCCTCCAAAGGGTGTATCAACAGAAGACATGCGTTCGTTCAAGCGTAACATTTTAGTCACATTAGCAACGGGTACATCTAGTTCCTGTGCAATATCTTCAGCTGTAGGCTCGTGATCAAGTTTTTGAATTAACTCTCGTGCTGTTCTTAGATAGATATTAAGTTCTTTAACTACATGTATAGGTAATCGAATAGTACGGGTTTGATTCATAATGGCACGTTCTATTGTTTGACGTATCCACCATGTAGCATAGGTAGAGAACCTAAAACCTCGTTCAGGATCAAATTTTTCCACTGCACGGATCAAACCTAAATTACCTTCCTCGATCAAATCTAATAAGGGTAAGCCACGATTGTTATATCGACGTGCAATTTTAACAACTAAGCGTAAATTACTTTCTATCATACGCTTGCGAGAGGGTTCGTCACCTTTTAAAGAAAGGCGAGAAAAGTAGACTTCTTCTTCAGCAGTTAACAAAGGTGATATCCCAATCTCACCTAAATACAATTGTGTTGCATCTAAATTAGATGGCGTATCATCCACAATTTTATTGGTTTTAGTTTCAACGGCAACATTAACGTCCGCACATTCATTTAATTCTTTTTTTATGCTCATGCTATATCTCCCATCAATTTAGCAAAGCCTATGCTCTAGGTACTATTTAAATATTCACACTAACTCCAATTTTATTTATTGTTTATTATCTTCTCGGCAGATACTTTAATGGATTTACAGATTTTCCACGAAAGCGAACTTCAAAATGAAGCATGACTCTTTTCGCTTCTGTGTCACCCATTTTGGCAATAATCTCGCCTGCTTTAACGGTTTGCTGTTCCTTAACCAAAATACTGTCGTTATGTGCATAAGCACTTAAGTAATCATCGTTGTGTTTAACAATAATTAATCGACCATATCCTCGTAAAACATCCCCAGCATAAACAACTTTACCGTCAGCTGCAGCCCTGATTAAATCGCCTTTGTTACCTGCGATGTCAATTCCCTTATTCCCTTGTTTTTTAGAAGAAAATAATGAAATTATCCGGCCTTCATTTGGCCATTTCCACTGACTGATTTTCTGTGAAAATGTCCCCTGACTCAACGGTTCATTTATACTTGATTTTTCCCGTCTTGTATTACTACCATACGCTTGCTTTTTGGAAGTGGCAACTGGTTTTTTTACCACCTTAGTTTGAACGTTTTTCGTACTTTTGGTGGAAGTGTTACTATCACTAGGCTTGCGGCTATTTTTAGCTAAATATAACTTTTGATTTGGAAAAATTCGATAAGGGGGGGCAAGATCATTCAATTGGGCCAAATCGCGTATATCTATGTCTGCTCGCCACGCAATTGAATATAGCGTTTCACCTTTTTTTACAATGTATTCTGTAGTACTAATACTGCTTTTAACCCGTTTATATAAAGGGACATGGCCTTGAACTTCAACCACGGGAGCAGGTGATTGCCTGCTCGAACAAGCTGAAAGCAAAAAAATCAATAGTGAAAAAACAATATGGTGGTATTGAATATTACGCAAAATAAAGTACTTTAGTCCTTAATAGTCAGATTAATTACTTAACAAAAAATAAGCGATAACAATTAATACCACAATTACCCAGCCGATTGTATCTATCCACTGACGTAGTTTTTGTTCCATCGTTTCTCCACCGTAATAAATAATACCCGCCACTAGAAAGAAACGTAGCCCGCGACCTACTGCAGATGCAAGCAAGAACGGCCAAAAGAGCATATGTAAAAACCCTGCACTAACGGTAAATAGCTTATAAGGAATGGGAGAGAATCCTGCTAAAAACACAACCCAAACACCCCATTGTTCAAACCAACTAATTGCAGTATTAAAACGCTCTTGATAACCAAATTCAGTAATTAATGGCTGGATCAAAGGTTCAAACATCCAAAAACCTAAATAATAACCAACAACCCCGCCTATAACTGATGAAACAGTAGTTAACGATGCATAAAACCACGCTTTTTTTCTATTTGCCAATACCATAGGTGCAAGTAAAACGTCTGGTGGAATAGGAAAAAACACTGACTCAGCAAAGGTTAACACCGCTAAAATTACTGGCGCAAACTTATGTTTTGCCCATTTAAGCGTCCACTCATAGAGTGAAGAAAATATCTTCACAATAAGTCTCCGGGTACTAAGGGCACAAATTTTACAGCTTCTATTTGCTTTTCAATATATTCATTGCCAGCGCGTGTAATAATTTTTAATATTTGGGTTTGACCGCCTACAGGAATCACTAGTCGACCACCATCAGTTAACTGCTCAAGAAGTGCTTGTGGAACTGATACAGCCGCTGCGGTTACAATAATTGCTTGAAAAGGCCCTTTGCTGCTCCACCCTTGCCAACCATCGCCATGTTTCATTGCAATATTATGCAAGTCGATACTTCTGAGTTTACGCTTAGCTTGCCATTGCAATGACTTAATGCGCTCAACTGAAAAAACCTTTTCAGTGAGTTGAGCTAAAATAGATGTTTGATAACCCGAACCGGTGCCTATTTCTAAAATACTGTCAGGTATACCATCGGCAATCAATAACTCCGACATTTTTGCCACAATATAGGGCTGAGAAATGGTCTGCCCCTGCCCTATTGGCAATGCGGTATTGTCATAGGCTTTATGCGCTAAAATTTCTGGTACAAAAATGTGTCGAGGGCTTCTCGCTATAGCCTGTAAAACTTGAGTATTTACAATGCCTTCAGCTTTTAATTTTTGTGCGAGAAGCTCGCCACTTCGACTTGATTTTCCGCCAATACTACTAATTAATCTGGCATTCATTTTACAACTCTCATAACGTTAATTGATTGATCCATTGCGACATAGACTCGATACTTTTATAGGCAGTCATATCAACAGTTAAAGGGGTTACTGAGGCATAACCATTACTAACAGCGTGAAAGTCTGTACCTTCACCAGCATCTAATTCTAGCCCTAACGAGCCATACCAATAAATATCTCTATTCCAAGGGTCAAGCATACGCTTCATTGTTTCAGCTTGGTGACGGTGCCCTAAACGCGTGACTTTAATGCCTTTTAACTCAGACAGCGGAATATCAGGTACATTAATATTAATAATTTGATCGGCCGGCAATGGGTGTTTAACTAAGTGTTTTATAAAACTGGCGGTAACTGATGCCGCAGTTTCATAATGTAATTCATCTTTTCCTGCTAACGATACGGCCACTGCTGGCATGCCCATGTGTCGACCTTCAGTAGCGGCAGCAACAGTACCTGAGTAAAGCGTATCATCACCTAAATTAGCCCCCTTATTGATACCGGCAACGACTAAGTCTGGTAATGGTTTAATTAGTTGGCTAATTGCAAGGTGTACTGCATCTGTTGGTGTGCCATTTACGGAAATAAAACCATTTTCAAGTGTTTCTGCACGAAGTGGGTTTAATAAGGTAAGTGAATTACTCGCACCACTGCAATTTCTATCAGGTGCGACCACAGTAACATTCGCAAATTGACTTAGCGCTTGGTACAACACTTTAATACCTAATGCGTTTACACCGTCATCATTGCTCAATAATATATTCATTCTTTGTTCTCTATTTTATGCTCAAATTCCCGCTCGGTTAAGTCTTGGTAGTTAAGTATTTCTCGCAATATAGTGGTAGCAAAACAGCCTGAAGGTAAGAAGAATTTTAACTTTACGACATGCTCGTTAGCGTTTTGCTTATCAAATGATATTTCTGCCTCATTTAACGAAAGCCTAATACGACGCCGCTCTTGCTTTAAACCAAACTTAATTAAGCCATGACAAATTTCTGGAAACTCTTCTATTAACCCATATTCTTGCTTAGCGGTAACACCGGTTGCTTTTGTTTCACCTGAGCCCCACAAGCAAGCCGTTAAGTCGATATCCTTTTCAATAAAGCGTTGCTTTGCAATATCATCTACTTCATCTAAATGGAATATGGATTGTGTGCCCGCTAACATCATGACATCACCAACATTTAACACGTCGAACTGTTCTGCTTTAATACGCTCACTCACTAAGTGATTAAACAAGTAGGAGCGAGCGGCTGAGAGGTAAATACTACGTTTTTTTCTATCTTTAACTTTTGCACCACTAAACAATGCTTTAGCTTTTTCAATATTGCCGCCATTAATACCAAAACGTTGCTCACCATAATAGTTTGGCACACCATGTTCGACAGCCGCATACCAACGGCGTATTAAATCATCAACATTCGTAACTGAACGTAAGATAATTTCAAAACGATTACCTGTAAGCGCCCCA is a genomic window containing:
- the truD gene encoding tRNA pseudouridine(13) synthase TruD gives rise to the protein MISSLAYLYGIPEATGDLRTKMSDFVVLEQLPFTPSGNGEHLLIKLRKTGLNTVFVARQLAKYFAVKESMVTYAGLKDRFAVTEQWFGVHIPGKAVDDLSEFKLEGIEVLEYARHEKKLRIGALTGNRFEIILRSVTNVDDLIRRWYAAVEHGVPNYYGEQRFGINGGNIEKAKALFSGAKVKDRKKRSIYLSAARSYLFNHLVSERIKAEQFDVLNVGDVMMLAGTQSIFHLDEVDDIAKQRFIEKDIDLTACLWGSGETKATGVTAKQEYGLIEEFPEICHGLIKFGLKQERRRIRLSLNEAEISFDKQNANEHVVKLKFFLPSGCFATTILREILNYQDLTEREFEHKIENKE
- the surE gene encoding 5'/3'-nucleotidase SurE, with amino-acid sequence MNILLSNDDGVNALGIKVLYQALSQFANVTVVAPDRNCSGASNSLTLLNPLRAETLENGFISVNGTPTDAVHLAISQLIKPLPDLVVAGINKGANLGDDTLYSGTVAAATEGRHMGMPAVAVSLAGKDELHYETAASVTASFIKHLVKHPLPADQIININVPDIPLSELKGIKVTRLGHRHQAETMKRMLDPWNRDIYWYGSLGLELDAGEGTDFHAVSNGYASVTPLTVDMTAYKSIESMSQWINQLTL